The window ACGCCAAGGTTTTTTTCTTGAAGGTTGTTTTTTTGTCGACTTCTTCGGAGCGCCGCGTCCGCGTCTTACATAATCTCTATTTGCCACGGTTACTTCTGGTCATCAAGGATTCTGGCAAATATGTTAATCCAGAATGCGACGAGAAAACACCCTAATTAGATAATCTTGTTAGCTACGTACAGGAAAGTCGGCATTAAAAAGCGACGCTAAATGCGTCGCTTAGAATGAAATGGTTGTTGCTGTGGAAGAGTTTTCTTATCGAAGTGGCGGTGGCGCTGCACTGCCACGCACAACAAGTTTGGTCTCGAGTAGGCGAGAACCAGAATGCACGTCGTGACCTTTAAGCAATTCAAGCATCATCAACATCGCTTGGCGACCGATCTCATAACGAGGTTGAGAGATGGTGGTTAGCGGTGGATCGCAATATTGAGCGAACTGAATGTCATCAAAGCCGACAACGGACAGGTCTTGAGGAATACGCAGACCTAGGCGCTTCGCTTCTTGAATAGCACCAATTGCCATGGTGTCACAGTGACAAAATAGAGCGGTCGGTGGCTCTGGAAGCTCAAGCAGTTTACGCACGGCTTGTACTCCGCCGTCAAAAGAGAAGTCGGCAATAACGGTGTATTGCTCCTCTTTATTAATACCCGCACGACGCAGTGCTTGTTGGTAACCTTGGTGGCGGAACTGACACAGAGCAGCAGAGTCTGGACCAGAGATCTGAGCAATACGCTTATGACCTAACTGAGTAAGGTAGTTCACTGCTTCAAATGCTGAAGTTAGGTTATCGATATGAACGGTTGGCAGTTCCAACTCTGGAGCAAATTCACACGCCATCACCATAGGTGGCAGGTTTTTCTGTTCAGGCTTGCTGACATCAAACGGCAGATCAGTACCAAGCAAAAGCATACCATCTGCTTGTTTAGTAAAGACTAAGTTAACAAACGAGCTTTCACGCTTTTTCTGCTGACCACTGTCGCCCAATAGAACAAGATAGCCGTGTTCCATTGCTGCATCTTCAATACCACGAATGATCTCTGAGAAGTACGGGTCGCAAATGTCCGGTACGATGGTGACAATGGTTTTTGATTCATTTCTGCGTAAGTTACGAGCTAATGAATTTGGTGAATAACCAGCTTCTAGTACGGCATCTTCCACTCTCTTTCTTGTTGAAGAAGAGACTTTTTCTGGATTCATTAATGCTCTTGATACCGTCGCAGTAGATACCCCTGCAAGCTGGGCAACATCCTTCATTGTCGCCATAGTTTTTACCCTCTTAAAATATTCGCCAAGGTGACGTTTGTCATTGTTCTAATTGAAGCCTATGTGACTGATCCACTTTAGACTTTACTAATTTGAATAGTCTATTCATTTCTAAAGGGAAAGTTACGGTCTGTTTAACAAAAATTGCAATCCTAATGTGAATCTCATCACATTAAAAGGCAATTCATTACATGGTTAAACGTTTGCTAGCTGAGATCCTGTGGCTCTATGTCTAAATTCCAGCGAACTTTCTTGGCATTTGGCAACAACTCAATAGCAGGTTTCGCACTGGTTAATAACTTTTGCATCAATGAGCGATGCTGAGTTTGCAGTAAAAGCTGCCATCGATATTTGCCAGCGCGCTTAGCCAGTGGTGATGGTGTCGGCCCCAACACCATGCAGCTATCATCGAACAATGGGTGCGATTCAAGGGTAAAACGTACCTGACGTAAAAAGTCTTCGACCACTTCGCTTTGGTTGGCTTCTGCTTTAAATAAGGTCAAGAAGCTATACGGTGGCAGTTGGGCGAGTTTACGCTCTTCCAATGCGGTCATAGCGAAGTGGCGATAGTCTTTCTGCAGTAGAGCTTGCAGTAAACTGTGTTCTGGGTGGTGAGTTTGCAATATCACTTCACCGGGTTTGCTTGCGCGACCTGCGCGACCTGCGACCTGAATAAACAGTTGAGCCAGTCTCTCGGAGGCGCGGAAGTCACTACTGTAGAGGGAACCATCAACATCGAGTAGCGCAACAAGCGTCACATTTGGGAAGTGGTGACCTTTTGCTAACATCTGCGTGCCAATCAGAATTTGGTATTCGCCTTTACGAATCGATTCGAGCGCATCTTCTAGGCTACCTTTACGGCGCGTGCTGTCTCTATCAATACGAATGGCTTTGTATTCTGGGAAGAGCTCGGCCAGTTGCAACTCAAGCTGTTCGGTACCCACACCCACAGTGACCAACTGAGTCGAACCACAACCTTGGCATTGATTAATGACAGGCTGCTGTGAGCCACAATGGTGACAGCGAATCTCATTGCTGTATTGGTGGAAGGTGTAGTAAGCATCACAGCGTTTACATTCCGCAATCCAGCCACATTCATGGCACATTAACGCCGGTGAGAAGCCGCGACGGTTTAAGAACAGCATCACTTGGTTGCCCGCTTTTAGATGTTTGCGCATTTCAGCGATCAATGGCGCGGATAAGCCACTGTCTAGATAGAGGCCTTTAACATCTAGTACCTTGTTAGTGGTCGGAACGGCAGAACCGGCGCGTTGTGTCAGAGTTAAATGGTGGTACTTGCCCGTTAGTGCATTGTGTAGTGTTTCTAAGGCTGGCGTGGCAGAGCCGAGGACAATAGGCACTTGCTCTTTATGTGCACGCATCACCGCAACATCACGAGCATGGTAGCGTAGGCTATCTTGTTGTTTATAAGACGAGTCGTGTTCTTCATCGACAATGATAATGCCAAGATCAGCAAAAGGCGTCAGTAGGGCAGAACGCGTACCAATAATGATGCCAGCGGCTTTGTCTCGCGCAGAAAGCCAGGCGTTGAGTCGCTCGGTATCATTTAACCCAGAGTGAATGACATCCACAGGCACATTGAAGCGACGCTTGAAGCGGTTAATGGTTTGGGGAGTCAGGCCTATCTCAGGGACGAGTACCAAAGCTTGCTTACCTTGTTCAAGTACTGGCTTAATGAGGTTAAGGTAAACTTCGGTTTTGCCGGAACCTGTAACGCCCTCTAGTAAATAGCAGGCAAAGCCAGTTTGGCTGTTTACGCTAGCAATCGCCAGAGCTTGTTCGTGGTTGAGCTCTGGTTTTTCAACATCGAACTCAACTTGTTGGCCCCACTTAGTGATCGTCGGCTTTTTCTCTATGCGTTCGACCCAGCCTTTCTCTTCCAAAGACTTAAGTACGGTAGAGCCAATTTCTTGGTCGATGAACTCTTGGTGTGGCACTGAACCATTGACCAGCATCTGCAAAGCACGCTGTTGCTTGACTGCACGCCCTAAGCCTTGCATCAGCTTATCTTTACCCGACGCAGTGATTTGCCACTCTTGTAATGTCGCGAAATCCGCAGGTTTTCCCTTACGCAGGGCAGCTGGCATTGCATTATGAAGTGTGTCACCAAGTGGATATTGGTAAAACTGGCTACACCAAGTCAGTAAAGAATAGAGTTTTTCTGGCCAAACTGGTTGGGCATCTAATACCGCTTTAATCGCTTTCAGTTGCTCTTTAGGAAAGTCTGAATGATTAACCATTGCTGTCACGATGCCAACCAAAGTCTGCCGACCAAAAGGCACAGAAACGCGTCCGCCAATCACAGGGAAAAGGTGACTAGGTATGAGATAGTCAAACTGTTTGTCGAGCGGGACTGGCAGTGCTACTCGGGCGATGGATGGACGCATAGAATCTTTACTATATAAAAGAGGGAAGAGGGCTATAGTCTATTAAAACGCGTTAAGAAATTCGAGCAATCTGCATTTCGGGTAACTTGATTCCCTTCAGTACTAAAGTACTGGTGAAAAAAGTGGCGAAAAAGTTGCCAAATGTGTTGATCCTAGTCTAGTGATTCATTACTATACTGCGCCTTAGATATGGCTTCGGCATTTGGTCGATGCGGTATCGCACTTTTATTTTTCATTACGTGTGGTGTGCGGCTTAGATTCGTATAGCGACACGGCCTACAATTGAGGTTATCCCATGAAAGCTGGTATCCACCCAGAATACAAAGCAGTATCTGCTACTTGTTCTTGCGGCAACTCTTTCGAGTTCAAGTCAACTCTAGACAAAGAGTCTATCCACCTAGACGTATGTGACAAATGTCACCCATTCTACACTGGTAAGCAACGTATCGTTGATACAGGCGGCCGTGTTGATCGCTTCAACAAGCGTTTCGGTGCCCTATCAAGCAAGAAGTAATAGCCAGCGCTATTATTCCTGTTTAAAAAAGGACGCTTCGGCGTCCTTTTTGTTTATTTGCCCATCGTAAAATAGGCGATTTGGCGTAAAAACCGGGATAAGCCGAGTGGTTGAATTTTGTTCGATTATTTTTCACTCAGCTCTTGCATCCTAAAGTGTGATCTGTATAATGCGTCGCACTGGTTAAGCCAGTTGTGAACCAATGAGCAATGAGGAGCGAGCAAGTCTTCGGATTTGCAAGGTAATGTAGACTCAGCTTATGTTCGCGGTTAATACAATTAGCTATCTTTTCTTCGGAAAAACTATCCCCAGACGTGACTCTGGCATATAGGGATAGTTAATCGAAAATTAACTGACAATGCGTCCTAATCTTGGATGCTACGGTTTCACATAAATCAATCGGCATTCTCTCGTCTTGACGAGTTTGAGTGGCGATATTGTTTGTGTAATTTTTAATATTGGAGCTCTGTCTCATGCAGAACCAACGTATCCGTATCCGCCTAAAAGCATTCGATTACAAACTAATCGACGCTTCTACAGCGGAAATCGTTGAAACAGCTAAGCGCACTGGCGCACAGGTTCGTGGTCCAATCCCACTGCCAACTCGTAAAGAGCGTTTCACAGTTCTTATCTCTCCACACGTTAACAAGAAAGCACGTGACCAGTACGAAATTCGTACTCACAAGCGTCTAATCGACATCGTTGAGCCAACAGACAAAACTGTTGATGCTCTAATGCGTCTAGACCTTGCTGCGGGCGTTGACGTTCAAATTAGCCTAGGTTAAGGGAGATTAGAAGAATGATTGGTCTAATCGGTCGTAAAGTGGGCATGACCCGCGTATTTACTGAAGACGGCGTTTCTATCCCAGTAACAGTTGTTGAAGTTGAAGCAAACCGTGTTTCTCAAGTTAAAACTCTTGAGACAGATGGCTACGCTGCAATCCAGGTAACTGCTGGTTCAAAGAAAGCTAACCGTGTAAACAAAGCTGAAGCAGGTCACTTTGCTAAAGCTGGCGTTGAAGCTGGTCGTGGTCTTTGGGAATTCCGTTTGGAAAACGGTGAAGAGTTCGCAGTTGGCGCTGAGCTAACAGTTGAACTATTCAACGAAACTAAGAAAGTAGACGTTACTGGTACATCTAAGGGTAAAGGTTTCCAAGGCGCTGTTAAGCGTTGGAACTTCCGTACTCAAGATATGACTCACGGTAACTCATTGTCTCACCGTGCACCGGGTTCAATTGGCCAATGTCAAACTCCAGGTCGCGTATTTAAAGGCAAGAAAATGGCAGGTCACATGGGTGCTGAGCGTGTAACGACTCAAAACCTAGAGATCGTACGTGTTGACGCTGAGCGCAATCTGCTTCTTATTAAAGGTGCAGTACCAGGCTCAACAGGTGGCAACGTGATCGTTAAACCAGCTGTTAAAGCATAACGTCTCAGGAGTAAGTAATGGAACTAATGGTTAAAGGTGCTGATGCACTA is drawn from Vibrio campbellii CAIM 519 = NBRC 15631 = ATCC 25920 and contains these coding sequences:
- the rpmE gene encoding 50S ribosomal protein L31; protein product: MKAGIHPEYKAVSATCSCGNSFEFKSTLDKESIHLDVCDKCHPFYTGKQRIVDTGGRVDRFNKRFGALSSKK
- the rpsJ gene encoding 30S ribosomal protein S10; this translates as MQNQRIRIRLKAFDYKLIDASTAEIVETAKRTGAQVRGPIPLPTRKERFTVLISPHVNKKARDQYEIRTHKRLIDIVEPTDKTVDALMRLDLAAGVDVQISLG
- the priA gene encoding primosomal protein N'; amino-acid sequence: MRPSIARVALPVPLDKQFDYLIPSHLFPVIGGRVSVPFGRQTLVGIVTAMVNHSDFPKEQLKAIKAVLDAQPVWPEKLYSLLTWCSQFYQYPLGDTLHNAMPAALRKGKPADFATLQEWQITASGKDKLMQGLGRAVKQQRALQMLVNGSVPHQEFIDQEIGSTVLKSLEEKGWVERIEKKPTITKWGQQVEFDVEKPELNHEQALAIASVNSQTGFACYLLEGVTGSGKTEVYLNLIKPVLEQGKQALVLVPEIGLTPQTINRFKRRFNVPVDVIHSGLNDTERLNAWLSARDKAAGIIIGTRSALLTPFADLGIIIVDEEHDSSYKQQDSLRYHARDVAVMRAHKEQVPIVLGSATPALETLHNALTGKYHHLTLTQRAGSAVPTTNKVLDVKGLYLDSGLSAPLIAEMRKHLKAGNQVMLFLNRRGFSPALMCHECGWIAECKRCDAYYTFHQYSNEIRCHHCGSQQPVINQCQGCGSTQLVTVGVGTEQLELQLAELFPEYKAIRIDRDSTRRKGSLEDALESIRKGEYQILIGTQMLAKGHHFPNVTLVALLDVDGSLYSSDFRASERLAQLFIQVAGRAGRASKPGEVILQTHHPEHSLLQALLQKDYRHFAMTALEERKLAQLPPYSFLTLFKAEANQSEVVEDFLRQVRFTLESHPLFDDSCMVLGPTPSPLAKRAGKYRWQLLLQTQHRSLMQKLLTSAKPAIELLPNAKKVRWNLDIEPQDLS
- the rplC gene encoding 50S ribosomal protein L3, giving the protein MIGLIGRKVGMTRVFTEDGVSIPVTVVEVEANRVSQVKTLETDGYAAIQVTAGSKKANRVNKAEAGHFAKAGVEAGRGLWEFRLENGEEFAVGAELTVELFNETKKVDVTGTSKGKGFQGAVKRWNFRTQDMTHGNSLSHRAPGSIGQCQTPGRVFKGKKMAGHMGAERVTTQNLEIVRVDAERNLLLIKGAVPGSTGGNVIVKPAVKA